One part of the Gossypium raimondii isolate GPD5lz chromosome 1, ASM2569854v1, whole genome shotgun sequence genome encodes these proteins:
- the LOC105783324 gene encoding monosaccharide-sensing protein 2 gives MRGAAFVAIAATIGNFLQGWDNATIAGAIVYIKNDLNLGTSVEGLVVAMSLIGATAITTCSGAISDWIGRRPMLIMSSMLYFVSGLVMLWSPNVYILCLARLLDGFGIGLAVTLVPVYISETAPSEIRGLLNTLPQFTGSGGMFLSYCMVFGMSLMDSPSWRLMLGVLSIPSLLYFAFTVFYLPESPRWLVSKGRMLEAKQVLQRLRGREDVSGEMALLVEGLGIGGETSIEEYIIGPADELDESQEPGADKDKIRLYGPEEGLSWVAKPVAGQSILSIASRPGSMVNQSMPLMDPLVTLFGSVHEKLPETGSTRSMLFPNFGSMFSTAEPHARNEQWDEESLQREGEDYASDAAGGESDDNLHSPLISRQTTSLEKDMVPPASHISSLSMRRHSTLVQDVTESVGGTGIGGGWQLAWKWSEREGEDGKKEGGFKRIYLHEEGIPGSRRGSLVSLPGNDMPAEGEFIQAAALVSQPALYSKELMDQHPVGPAMVHPAETASEGPVWTALLDPGVKRALLVGIGIQILQQFSGINGVLYYTPQILEEAGVEVLLSNLGLGSDSASFLISAFTTLLMLPCIGVAMKLMDISGRRRLLLTTIPVLIVSLIILVFSELVDLGTVVNAAISTACVIVYFCCFVMGYGPIPNILCSEIFPTRVRGLCIAICALVYWIGDIIVTYTLPVMLSSIGLAGIFGIYAVVCLISWVFVFLKVPETKGMPLEVITEFFAVGARQAGATKNE, from the exons ATGAGGGGTGCTGCTTTTGTAGCCATTGCTGCTACAATTGGTAACTTTTTGCAGGGATGGGATAATGCTACCATTGCTG GAGCAATTGTGTACATTAAGAATGACCTCAATCTAGGAACTAGCGTTGAAGGTCTAGTGGTGGCTATGTCACTGATAGGAGCAACAGCTATTACAACATGCTCAGGGGCTATATCAGATTGGATTGGTCGGCGTCCAATGCTGATAATGTCTTCAATGCTTTATTTTGTCAGTGGTTTGGTAATGTTGTGGTCACCTAATGTCTATATTTTGTGCCTAGCCAGGCTATTAGATGGATTTGGAATTGGTTTAGCCGTGACTCTTGTCCCAGTCTATATATCTGAGACTGCCCCATCTGAGATAAGGGGATTGTTAAATACGTTACCACAATTCACTGGTTCCGGGGGAATGTTTCTATCTTATTGTATGGTTTTTGGGATGTCATTGATGGACTCACCAAGTTGGAGGTTGATGCTTGGGGTTCTATCCATCCCTTCTCTCCTCTATTTTGCCTTTACGGTTTTTTATTTGCCTGAATCTCCTCGGTGGCTTGTGAGTAAAGGAAGAATGCTTGAAGCTAAACAGGTTCTTCAGAGATTACGTGGCAGGGAAGATgtttcag GAGAGATGGCTTTGCTGGTTGAGGGCCTTGGCATTGGAGGTGAAACCTCTATAGAAGAGTACATAATAGGTCCAGCTGATGAACTTGATGAAAGTCAGGAACCCGGTGCTGATAAAGACAAAATCAGACTATATGGACCGGAAGAGGGCCTGTCTTGGGTTGCCAAGCCTGTCGCTGGACAAAGCATTCTTAGTATTGCCTCTCGCCCCGGAAGCATGGTGAACCAAAGTATGCCCCTTATGGACCCTCTTGTGACATTATTTGGTAGTGTTCATGAAAAGCTTCCCGAGACAGGGAGCACGCGTAGTATGCTTTTTCCGAATTTTGGAAGCATGTTTAGTACAGCAGAGCCTCATGCTAGAAATGAACAATGGGATGAGGAGAGCTTGCAGAGAGAAGGTGAGGACTATGCGTCAGATGCTGCAGGAGGAGAATCGGATGACAATTTGCATAGCCCATTAATCTCACGTCAAACAACAAGCTTGGAAAAGGACATGGTTCCCCCAGCTTCCCATATCAGTTCTCTAAGCATGAGACGCCATAGCACTCTTGTGCAAGATGTTACAGAATCAGTTGGTGGTACAGGGATTGGAGGTGGTTGGCAGTTGGCATGGAAATGGTCTGAGCGAGAAGGTGAGGATGGAAAGAAGGAAGGAGGGTTTAAAAGGATTTATTTGCATGAGGAGGGAATCCCAGGATCTCGACGTGGCTCTCTTGTATCACTTCCAGGTAATGATATGCCCGCAGAAGGTGAGTTTATCCAGGCAGCTGCACTAGTGAGCCAACCTGCTCTTTATTCCAAGGAGCTTATGGATCAGCATCCTGTTGGACCAGCAATGGTTCATCCAGCTGAAACTGCCTCAGAAGGACCAGTTTGGACTGCCCTCCTTGACCCGGGAGTCAAACGTGCTTTATTAGTTGGGATTGGGATTCAGATTCTTCAGCAG TTTTCCGGCATTAATGGAGTTCTCTACTACACTCCTCAAATTCTTGAAGAGGCAGGTGTTGAAGTGCTTCTTTCAAACTTGGGCCTTGGTTCAGATTCTGCATCATTTCTTATTAGTGCATTTACAACCTTGCTGATGCTGCCCTGTATAGGTGTAGCCATGAAACTCATGGATATATCAGGCAGGAG GCGGCTGCTACTCACGACGATCCCGGTGCTTATAGTGTCACTGATCATTCTAGTTTTTAGTGAACTTGTGGATTTGGGCACGGTTGTGAATGCTGCCATCTCAACTGCATGTGTTATTGTTTACTTCTGCTGCTTTGTGATGGGCTATGGACCAATACCAAATATCCTCTGCTCTGAGATCTTTCCAACAAGGGTCCGGGGGCTTTGTATTGCAATCTGTGCTTTGGTTTATTGGATCGGAGACATCATTGTTACTTACACACTGCCAGTGATGCTGAGTTCTATAGGCCTAGCGGGCATCTTCGGGATATATGCTGTTGTATGTCTGATATCGTGGGTGTTTGTGTTCTTGAAAGTACCAGAGACCAAAGGAATGCCACTTGAAGTCATTACCGAGTTCTTTGCTGTTGGTGCAAGACAAGCTGGTGCTACAAAGAATGAGTGA
- the LOC105783349 gene encoding RING-H2 finger protein ATL80, which translates to MTRPFRLLGAANSSATTEPPPEQAATVDSDFVVILAALLCALICVLGLIAVARCAWLRRLSGAFAPNPSASSRPTPPANKGLKKKILKSLPKATFSPDFSAKFSDCAICLTEFAAGDEIRVLPQCGHGFHVVCIDTWLGSHSSCPSCRQILVARCQKCGGLPGPGASTSGTNTEARLKEREDDVNRFLP; encoded by the coding sequence ATGACTCGTCCTTTTAGGCTCCTTGGCGCCGCCAACTCCTCGGCCACTACTGAGCCGCCACCTGAACAAGCGGCAACCGTCGACTCCGACTTCGTCGTTATCCTTGCAGCCCTCCTATGTGCCCTTATTTGCGTCCTCGGTCTCATTGCTGTCGCTCGTTGCGCCTGGCTTCGCCGTCTCTCCGGTGCCTTTGCTCCCAATCCCTCTGCTTCATCCCGTCCCACCCCTCCTGCTAACAAGGGCCTTAAGAAGAAGATCCTCAAGTCCCTCCCTAAGGCTACCTTCTCACCTGATTTCTCCGCGAAATTCTCCGATTGCGCGATTTGCCTCACGGAGTTCGCCGCAGGGGACGAAATCCGGGTTCTTCCACAGTGCGGCCATGGCTTCCACGTCGTCTGCATCGACACCTGGCTGGGCTCCCATTCTTCATGCCCTTCCTGCCGTCAGATTCTGGTTGCCAGGTGCCAAAAGTGTGGGGGTTTACCCGGCCCGGGGGCTTCAACTTCCGGAACTAACACTGAGGCTAGATTGAAAGAGCGTGAAGATGATGTGAATAGATTCCTGCCCTAG